A portion of the Streptomyces erythrochromogenes genome contains these proteins:
- a CDS encoding response regulator transcription factor produces MSSLLLLTNALQPSTEVLPALGLLLHNVRVAPAEGPALVDTPGADVILVDGRRDLPQVRSLCQLLRSTGPGCPLILVVTEGGLAAVTADWGIDDVLLDTAGPAEVEARLRLATGRQQLGSDDSPMEIRNGDLSVDEATYSAKLKGRVLDLTFKEFELLKYLAQHPGRVFTRAQLLQEVWGYDYFGGTRTVDVHVRRLRAKLGPEHESLIGTVRNVGYRFVTPEKVERAAAEAAAQAAAQVAAEAAAEGPARASGATTRSA; encoded by the coding sequence ATGAGCTCGCTCCTGCTGCTCACCAACGCGCTGCAGCCGTCCACCGAAGTGCTGCCCGCACTCGGCCTGCTGCTGCACAACGTCCGGGTGGCGCCGGCCGAGGGCCCGGCCCTCGTGGACACCCCGGGCGCCGACGTCATCCTCGTCGACGGCCGCCGCGACCTGCCGCAGGTCCGGTCGCTGTGCCAGCTGCTGCGCTCCACCGGCCCCGGCTGTCCGCTGATCCTCGTCGTCACCGAGGGCGGCCTGGCGGCCGTCACCGCCGACTGGGGCATCGACGACGTACTCCTGGACACCGCCGGCCCCGCCGAGGTCGAGGCACGCCTGCGGCTGGCCACGGGCCGCCAGCAGCTCGGCTCGGACGACTCCCCCATGGAGATCCGCAACGGCGACCTGTCGGTGGACGAGGCCACGTACTCCGCCAAGCTCAAGGGGCGGGTGCTGGACCTCACCTTCAAGGAGTTCGAGCTCCTCAAGTACCTCGCGCAGCATCCGGGCCGGGTCTTCACCCGCGCGCAGCTGCTGCAGGAGGTCTGGGGCTACGACTACTTCGGAGGCACCCGGACGGTCGACGTGCACGTACGGCGGCTGCGGGCGAAACTCGGCCCCGAGCACGAGTCGCTGATCGGCACGGTCCGCAACGTCGGCTACCGCTTCGTCACGCCGGAGAAGGTCGAGCGGGCGGCGGCGGAGGCCGCGGCCCAGGCGGCGGCCCAGGTCGCCGCGGAGGCGGCCGCGGAGGGGCCTGCCCGGGCGTCCGGGGCGACCACCCGGTCGGCCTAA
- a CDS encoding MoaD/ThiS family protein, protein MATGTIRYWAAAKAAAGTAEEPYSARTLAEALEGVRERHPGELTRVLLRCSFLVNEEPVGKRPHDSVPLTEGGTVEVLPPFAGG, encoded by the coding sequence GTGGCAACCGGAACCATCCGCTACTGGGCGGCGGCCAAGGCCGCGGCCGGGACTGCGGAGGAGCCGTACTCGGCCAGGACCCTGGCCGAGGCGCTCGAGGGCGTGCGGGAACGCCACCCAGGGGAGCTGACCCGGGTCCTGCTGCGCTGCTCCTTCCTCGTGAACGAAGAACCTGTGGGCAAGCGCCCGCACGATTCCGTACCGCTGACCGAGGGGGGCACCGTCGAGGTGCTCCCGCCGTTCGCGGGCGGGTGA
- a CDS encoding LmeA family phospholipid-binding protein, translated as MRILRVVVIIGVVLGALFVGADRWAVGYAENQLADRIQARQGLAGSTEVEIHGFPFLTQALSHDLDRVDLKLKGVEVAAEGRKTRLSELDASFRGVRLNGDYSGGTAERAEGTALITYADLTAASQTGATLSYGGAPGKVKVTASVDIAGRKLSRSVISTITLVDAPDAKGGKGGKIVRVHAEEVPGEGIPGLERLVRRQTDFDRNIEGGLPAGLQLSALTSDEAGVHLTLGGSNVAMAGS; from the coding sequence GTGCGTATCCTGCGCGTCGTTGTGATCATCGGAGTGGTGCTCGGAGCCTTGTTCGTGGGCGCGGACCGCTGGGCGGTCGGCTACGCCGAGAACCAGCTGGCCGACCGAATACAGGCCCGGCAGGGCCTGGCCGGCAGCACGGAGGTGGAGATCCACGGGTTCCCCTTCCTGACCCAGGCCCTCAGCCACGACCTGGACCGGGTCGACCTGAAGCTCAAGGGCGTCGAGGTCGCCGCCGAGGGCCGCAAGACGCGGCTCTCGGAGCTCGACGCGAGCTTCCGCGGCGTGCGGCTCAACGGTGACTACAGCGGCGGCACGGCCGAGCGCGCCGAGGGCACCGCGCTCATCACGTACGCCGACCTGACCGCGGCCTCCCAGACCGGCGCGACCCTGTCCTACGGCGGGGCTCCCGGCAAGGTGAAGGTCACCGCGTCGGTGGACATCGCCGGCCGGAAGCTGTCGCGCAGCGTGATCTCGACGATCACGCTCGTCGACGCGCCGGACGCCAAGGGCGGCAAGGGCGGCAAGATCGTCCGGGTGCACGCCGAAGAGGTGCCGGGCGAGGGCATCCCCGGCCTGGAGCGGCTCGTACGGCGGCAGACCGACTTCGACCGCAACATCGAGGGCGGCCTCCCGGCGGGCCTCCAGCTCTCGGCACTGACCTCGGACGAAGCCGGCGTGCACCTCACCCTGGGCGGCTCGAACGTGGCGATGGCCGGATCGTGA
- a CDS encoding putative leader peptide, which yields MKHQQADLTKRRAVDLCRVAAMLCRSM from the coding sequence ATGAAGCATCAGCAGGCGGACCTCACGAAGCGACGGGCAGTAGACCTGTGTCGCGTCGCCGCCATGCTCTGTCGATCCATGTGA
- a CDS encoding sulfurtransferase, with product MSRSDVLVDADWVEAHLNDADVVIVEVDEDTSAYDKNHITNAVRIDWKSDLQDPVRRDFVDQEGFEKLLSAKGISNDDTVVLYGGNNNWFASYAYWYFKLYGHQDVKLLDGGRKKWELDSRDLVDGKDVPNRPATQYKAKPQDTSIRAFRDDVVAAIGSLNLVDVRSPDEFSGKLLAPAHLPQEQSQRPGHVPSARNIPWSKNANDDGTFKSDDELTALYQAEQVDLAKDTIAYCRIGERSALTWFVLHELLGQENVKNYDGSWTEYGSLVGVPIELGPNK from the coding sequence ATGAGCCGCAGCGACGTCCTCGTAGACGCCGACTGGGTCGAGGCCCACCTGAACGACGCCGACGTCGTCATCGTCGAGGTGGACGAGGACACGTCCGCCTACGACAAGAACCACATCACCAACGCCGTCCGGATCGACTGGAAGAGCGACCTCCAGGACCCGGTCCGCCGCGACTTCGTGGACCAGGAGGGCTTCGAGAAGCTCCTCTCCGCCAAGGGCATCTCCAACGACGACACCGTCGTCCTCTACGGCGGCAACAACAACTGGTTCGCCTCCTACGCCTACTGGTACTTCAAGCTCTACGGCCACCAGGACGTCAAGCTCCTCGACGGCGGCCGCAAGAAGTGGGAGCTCGACTCCCGCGACCTGGTCGACGGCAAGGACGTCCCGAACCGCCCGGCCACCCAGTACAAGGCCAAGCCCCAGGACACCTCGATCCGCGCCTTCCGCGACGACGTCGTGGCCGCGATCGGCTCCCTGAACCTGGTCGACGTCCGCTCCCCCGACGAGTTCTCGGGCAAGCTGCTCGCCCCGGCGCACCTCCCGCAGGAGCAGTCGCAGCGCCCCGGCCACGTGCCGAGCGCCCGCAACATCCCGTGGTCGAAGAACGCCAACGACGACGGCACCTTCAAGTCGGACGACGAGCTGACCGCCCTCTACCAGGCCGAGCAGGTCGATCTGGCGAAGGACACCATCGCCTACTGCCGCATCGGTGAGCGCTCCGCGCTCACGTGGTTCGTGCTGCACGAGCTCCTGGGCCAGGAGAACGTCAAGAACTACGACGGCTCGTGGACCGAGTACGGCTCGCTGGTCGGCGTGCCGATCGAGCTCGGCCCCAACAAGTAA
- a CDS encoding DUF1416 domain-containing protein yields the protein MCGAQIGGPDLATLKPGETAIQGQVTKDGEPVSGYVRLLDSTGEFTAEVPTSATGQFRFYAATGSWTLRALVPGAQADRAVVVAEAGGVTDVAIAV from the coding sequence ATGTGTGGAGCACAGATCGGCGGGCCCGACCTCGCGACCCTCAAGCCCGGTGAGACCGCGATCCAGGGCCAGGTGACCAAGGACGGCGAGCCCGTCAGCGGCTACGTGCGGCTGCTGGACTCGACCGGCGAGTTCACCGCCGAGGTCCCGACCTCGGCCACCGGCCAGTTCCGCTTCTACGCCGCCACCGGCTCCTGGACGCTGCGCGCGCTCGTCCCGGGTGCCCAGGCGGACCGTGCCGTCGTGGTCGCCGAAGCCGGCGGCGTGACGGACGTGGCGATCGCGGTCTGA
- a CDS encoding DUF3099 domain-containing protein, translated as MYARRRRAYFLLMGGCLVLFVSAWSFVRLWSVEAAVAMCVVAMVIPPVAAMIANRRGPDDRWWDDPSGDPKSDEWWDELDGKRRRED; from the coding sequence ATGTACGCCCGGCGCCGACGCGCCTACTTCCTGCTGATGGGCGGATGCCTGGTCCTCTTCGTCTCCGCCTGGTCCTTCGTGCGCCTGTGGTCGGTCGAGGCCGCCGTGGCCATGTGCGTCGTCGCCATGGTGATCCCGCCCGTCGCCGCGATGATCGCGAACCGGCGCGGGCCGGACGACCGCTGGTGGGACGACCCCTCGGGCGATCCGAAGTCCGACGAATGGTGGGACGAACTGGACGGAAAACGGCGCCGCGAGGACTGA
- a CDS encoding FABP family protein — protein MIQIPSDLNPGLVPLAFLLGNWEGAGVFDFPGEEKCNFGQEVVFSHDGRDFLEYTSHTWVLDAEGNKVRPLESESGYWRIDKDRKVEIVMVRDQGVVEVWYGELADQKPQIDLVTDAVARTAASGPYSGGKRLYGYVKSDLMWVGEKATPDVELRPYMSAQLKKVVTPEEVAEMARNLPDMPDDGIAFFR, from the coding sequence ATGATCCAGATCCCGTCCGACCTGAACCCGGGCCTCGTCCCCCTCGCCTTCCTCCTCGGCAACTGGGAGGGTGCGGGAGTCTTCGACTTCCCCGGCGAGGAGAAGTGCAACTTCGGCCAGGAAGTCGTCTTCAGCCACGACGGCCGGGACTTCCTGGAGTACACCTCCCACACCTGGGTCCTCGACGCCGAGGGCAACAAGGTGCGGCCCCTGGAGTCCGAGTCGGGTTACTGGCGCATCGACAAGGACCGCAAGGTCGAGATCGTCATGGTCCGCGACCAGGGCGTCGTCGAGGTCTGGTACGGCGAGCTCGCCGACCAGAAGCCCCAGATCGACCTGGTCACGGACGCGGTCGCCCGTACCGCGGCCTCCGGCCCGTACAGCGGCGGCAAGCGGCTCTACGGCTACGTGAAGAGCGACCTCATGTGGGTCGGCGAGAAGGCCACCCCGGACGTCGAACTGCGCCCGTACATGTCGGCCCAGCTCAAGAAGGTCGTCACGCCCGAGGAGGTCGCCGAGATGGCGCGCAACCTCCCGGACATGCCGGACGACGGCATCGCCTTCTTCCGCTGA
- a CDS encoding Fur family transcriptional regulator has protein sequence MVSTESTENAVGTEGTPGADWKTDLRRRGYRLTPQRQLVLEAVDALEHATPDEILAEVRKTASGVNISTVYRTLELLEELGLVSHAHLGHGAPTYHLADRHHHIHLVCRDCADVIEADLDIAAEFTAKLRTTFGFETDMKHFAIFGLCKKCAAKQRAAHA, from the coding sequence GTGGTGAGCACCGAGAGCACCGAGAACGCCGTCGGCACCGAGGGAACCCCGGGCGCGGACTGGAAGACCGACCTGCGGCGGCGCGGCTACCGGCTGACCCCGCAGCGCCAGCTCGTCCTGGAAGCCGTGGACGCGCTGGAGCACGCCACCCCGGACGAGATCCTGGCGGAAGTGCGCAAGACGGCCTCCGGGGTCAACATCTCCACCGTCTACCGGACGCTGGAGCTCCTGGAGGAGCTCGGCCTGGTCTCGCACGCCCACCTCGGGCACGGGGCCCCCACCTACCACCTGGCCGACCGCCACCACCACATCCACCTGGTCTGCCGGGACTGCGCCGACGTGATCGAGGCGGACCTCGACATCGCCGCAGAGTTCACCGCGAAGCTCCGTACGACCTTCGGGTTCGAGACGGACATGAAGCACTTCGCGATCTTCGGACTGTGCAAGAAGTGCGCCGCCAAGCAGCGTGCCGCCCACGCGTAG
- the ygfZ gene encoding CAF17-like 4Fe-4S cluster assembly/insertion protein YgfZ: protein MTSSPLLHLPGAVQAEGRDEGVAAHYGELYGEQRALAGGRGFVDLSHRGVVAVTGPERLSWLHLLITQHVTELPAGQATEALILSANGHIEHALYLVDDGETTWAHVEPGTQGELIAYLESMKFFYRVEVADRTEEFAVVHLPAGSIAEVAKDLAVRETAYGRDVFLPRAELESFAAAHGPAAGLLAYEALRVEGHRPRVGLETDHRTIPHELGWIGTAVHLQKGCYRGQETVARVHNLGKPPRRLVFLHLDGSEVVLPAHGAPVRLAADGEEGRQLGFVTTAVRHHELGPIALALVKRNVPVDAPLLVGGTAAAQEVVVAP, encoded by the coding sequence ATGACCAGCAGCCCCTTGCTCCATCTTCCCGGCGCCGTCCAGGCCGAAGGCCGCGACGAGGGCGTCGCCGCCCACTACGGCGAGCTCTACGGCGAACAGCGCGCCCTCGCCGGAGGCCGCGGCTTCGTCGACCTCTCACACCGCGGGGTCGTCGCCGTCACCGGACCGGAGCGGCTGAGCTGGCTGCACCTGCTGATCACCCAGCACGTCACCGAGCTCCCGGCCGGGCAGGCCACCGAGGCACTGATCCTCTCCGCCAACGGCCACATCGAGCACGCGCTCTACCTCGTCGACGACGGCGAGACGACGTGGGCGCACGTGGAGCCCGGCACCCAGGGCGAGCTGATCGCCTACCTGGAGTCGATGAAGTTCTTCTACCGCGTCGAAGTCGCCGACCGCACCGAGGAGTTCGCGGTCGTGCACCTGCCGGCCGGCTCCATCGCCGAGGTCGCCAAGGACCTCGCCGTACGCGAGACCGCGTACGGCCGGGACGTCTTCCTGCCCCGCGCCGAGCTGGAGTCCTTCGCCGCCGCGCACGGACCGGCCGCCGGCCTCCTCGCCTACGAGGCCCTGCGCGTCGAGGGACACCGGCCGCGGGTCGGCCTGGAGACCGACCACCGCACCATCCCGCACGAGCTGGGCTGGATCGGCACCGCCGTGCACCTGCAGAAGGGCTGCTACCGCGGCCAGGAGACGGTCGCCCGCGTCCACAACCTGGGCAAGCCCCCGCGCCGCCTGGTCTTCCTGCACCTGGACGGCTCCGAGGTGGTCCTCCCGGCCCACGGCGCCCCGGTCCGGCTCGCCGCCGACGGCGAGGAGGGCCGCCAGCTGGGCTTCGTGACCACCGCCGTCCGCCACCACGAGCTGGGCCCGATCGCCCTCGCCCTGGTCAAGCGGAACGTCCCGGTCGACGCCCCGCTGCTGGTGGGCGGCACGGCCGCCGCCCAGGAGGTCGTCGTAGCCCCCTGA
- the dtd gene encoding D-aminoacyl-tRNA deacylase, protein MRAVVQRVDGASVVVGGETVGEIVGEGLCVLVGVTHDDTPEKAALLARKLWSVRILEGEKSCSDNGAPLLVISQFTLYGDARKGRRPTWNAAAPGPVAEPLVDEVVAQLRALGATVATGRFGADMRVSLTNHGPFTIVVDV, encoded by the coding sequence ATGCGAGCTGTGGTGCAGAGGGTGGACGGCGCGAGCGTCGTCGTGGGCGGCGAGACCGTGGGCGAGATCGTCGGCGAGGGGCTGTGCGTGCTGGTGGGGGTGACCCACGACGACACGCCGGAGAAGGCGGCGCTGCTGGCGCGCAAGCTGTGGTCCGTGCGGATCCTGGAGGGCGAGAAGTCCTGCAGCGACAACGGGGCGCCGCTGCTGGTGATCTCCCAGTTCACGCTCTACGGCGACGCCCGCAAGGGGCGGCGACCCACGTGGAACGCGGCGGCGCCCGGGCCGGTCGCCGAGCCGCTGGTCGACGAGGTCGTGGCGCAGCTGCGCGCGCTCGGCGCGACGGTGGCGACGGGCCGGTTCGGGGCCGACATGCGGGTGTCGCTGACCAACCACGGCCCGTTCACCATCGTCGTCGACGTATAG
- a CDS encoding RsiG family protein yields the protein MNTSGTSVPASPASVAAAAVRPPAQRTAETQEQGPAAPATALGLPELRALRRDAQRDEADLSYVRRLLQGRIDILRAELARRTDPEAPVVDRLSVILADAPSSRSASARHVTLGTPHSEEYRVLAAEMLADVELSDLEARTDGELHDGMGQLVRYEQQVSWRRQQLQRTVDECSAEITRRYREGEAQVDDLLA from the coding sequence ATGAATACTTCTGGTACCTCCGTACCTGCATCACCCGCTTCCGTCGCAGCTGCCGCGGTACGACCGCCCGCGCAGCGCACGGCCGAGACGCAGGAGCAGGGGCCCGCGGCCCCGGCCACCGCGCTCGGGCTGCCCGAACTGCGCGCGCTGCGCCGGGACGCGCAGCGCGACGAGGCCGATCTGAGCTACGTGCGCAGACTGCTCCAGGGCCGTATCGACATCCTGCGCGCCGAGCTCGCCCGGCGGACCGATCCCGAGGCGCCGGTGGTGGACCGGCTCTCGGTGATCCTGGCCGACGCTCCCTCCAGCCGCAGCGCCTCAGCCCGGCACGTCACGCTCGGCACCCCGCACAGCGAGGAGTACCGGGTGCTGGCGGCGGAGATGCTCGCCGACGTGGAGCTGTCGGACCTGGAGGCCCGCACCGACGGCGAACTGCACGACGGGATGGGGCAGCTGGTGCGCTACGAGCAGCAGGTCTCGTGGCGCCGACAGCAGCTCCAGCGCACGGTGGACGAGTGCAGTGCGGAGATCACCCGCCGGTACCGGGAGGGAGAAGCGCAGGTGGACGACCTGCTCGCGTAG
- a CDS encoding GNAT family N-acetyltransferase — protein sequence MSADVRPIAESELHDWVRAVHTGFLTATRVTDSDLAQRAKYNDLARVQGAFDPGTGRCVGAFRSFAQELTVPGGAAVPVSAVSNVGVLPTHRRQGLLTRMMAAEFAAAAERGDALATLIAAEYPIYGRYGFGPATALTEWEIDVPRTGLDRRWSAPADGGRIDLVDAAEFRRFGPGLHDKVRAAVPGAVNRDERWWNLATGVEEMSHRPYKEKFHAVYRTAEGEVAGVAVYTADDHWTDAKVPQNTVQVQDLLALTPQAERALWHFLCSIDWVLKVRTGYRAPDDLLPHLLPDPRSARVVTSADFLWVRVLDVVRALGARTYEVPGVLVLEVTDEAGPAAGRYRLDAGAGVCERTQEAADLRLDVSALGSLYLGEASAVRLAALGQVAEERPGAVALADAVFRTARRPWCPDVF from the coding sequence ATGAGTGCTGACGTCCGGCCGATCGCCGAATCCGAACTCCACGACTGGGTGCGCGCCGTCCACACCGGTTTCCTGACCGCGACCCGGGTCACCGACTCCGATCTCGCCCAGCGCGCCAAGTACAACGATCTCGCCCGCGTCCAGGGCGCGTTCGACCCCGGCACCGGCCGCTGCGTGGGGGCCTTCCGGTCCTTCGCGCAGGAGTTGACGGTGCCCGGCGGGGCCGCCGTCCCCGTCTCCGCGGTCTCCAACGTGGGCGTGCTGCCCACCCACCGCCGCCAAGGCCTGCTGACCCGGATGATGGCCGCCGAGTTCGCCGCGGCCGCGGAGCGCGGCGACGCCCTGGCGACGCTGATCGCCGCCGAGTACCCGATCTACGGGCGGTACGGGTTCGGGCCCGCCACCGCCCTCACGGAATGGGAGATCGACGTACCGCGCACCGGGCTGGACCGGAGGTGGTCGGCGCCCGCGGACGGGGGGCGGATCGACCTGGTGGACGCCGCCGAGTTCCGGCGGTTCGGCCCCGGGCTGCACGACAAGGTGCGGGCGGCCGTGCCGGGGGCCGTGAACCGGGACGAGCGCTGGTGGAACCTGGCGACCGGGGTGGAGGAGATGTCGCACCGGCCCTACAAGGAGAAGTTCCACGCCGTGTACCGGACGGCGGAGGGCGAGGTGGCCGGCGTGGCCGTCTACACCGCCGACGACCACTGGACGGACGCGAAGGTCCCGCAGAACACCGTGCAGGTGCAGGACCTGCTGGCGCTCACCCCGCAGGCGGAGCGGGCGCTGTGGCACTTCCTGTGCTCCATCGACTGGGTGCTGAAGGTCCGCACCGGCTACCGGGCCCCCGACGACCTCCTCCCGCACCTGCTGCCCGACCCGCGTTCGGCCCGCGTCGTCACCTCCGCCGACTTCCTGTGGGTGCGGGTCCTGGATGTCGTACGGGCGCTGGGCGCGCGGACGTACGAGGTGCCCGGGGTCCTCGTACTGGAGGTCACGGACGAGGCCGGCCCGGCGGCCGGCCGCTACCGGCTGGATGCGGGGGCGGGCGTGTGCGAGCGCACGCAGGAGGCGGCCGACCTGCGGCTGGACGTGTCCGCGCTGGGATCCTTGTACCTCGGTGAGGCGTCCGCGGTGCGGCTGGCCGCGCTCGGGCAGGTGGCCGAGGAGCGGCCGGGCGCGGTCGCGCTGGCGGACGCGGTGTTCCGTACCGCGCGCCGTCCGTGGTGTCCGGACGTCTTCTGA
- a CDS encoding putative protein N(5)-glutamine methyltransferase, which produces MTDTDRRAEVVTSLVESLRAAGCVFAEEEAELLSGAARDDAHLAQLLARRVGGEPLEHVVGWAEFCGLRVQVGAGAFVPRRRTEFLVEEAVALTRPGAVVLDLCCGVGALGAAVAAQSPGGVELHVADIDPAALAYARRNVAPYGGRVWEGDLYAALPPELRGRVDVLVVNAPYVPTEEIGLMPSEARDHEPLVSLDGGADGLDIHRRVAAGAPAWLAPGGRLLIETSARQAPSTASALTSAGLSVRAVSSQELYATVVIGTS; this is translated from the coding sequence ATGACGGATACGGATCGAAGGGCTGAGGTTGTGACGTCACTTGTGGAGTCCCTGCGCGCGGCCGGCTGCGTCTTCGCGGAGGAGGAGGCGGAGTTGCTGAGCGGCGCCGCCCGGGACGACGCGCACCTGGCGCAGCTGCTGGCCCGCCGGGTGGGCGGTGAGCCGCTCGAACACGTAGTGGGCTGGGCGGAGTTCTGCGGGCTGCGCGTGCAGGTGGGCGCGGGGGCCTTCGTACCGCGCCGACGCACCGAGTTCCTGGTGGAGGAGGCGGTGGCGCTGACCCGGCCGGGTGCCGTGGTGCTGGACCTGTGCTGCGGGGTCGGCGCGCTGGGTGCGGCGGTGGCGGCGCAGTCACCGGGCGGGGTGGAGCTGCACGTCGCCGACATCGACCCGGCGGCGCTGGCGTACGCGCGGCGCAACGTGGCCCCGTACGGCGGCCGGGTGTGGGAGGGCGACCTGTACGCCGCGCTCCCGCCGGAGCTGCGCGGGCGGGTGGACGTTCTGGTGGTCAACGCCCCGTACGTGCCCACGGAGGAGATCGGGCTGATGCCGTCGGAGGCGCGCGACCACGAGCCGCTGGTCTCGCTGGACGGCGGGGCCGACGGGCTGGACATCCACCGCCGGGTCGCGGCGGGGGCCCCGGCCTGGCTGGCCCCGGGAGGGCGCCTGCTGATCGAGACGAGCGCCCGGCAGGCCCCGTCGACGGCGTCGGCGCTGACCTCGGCCGGTCTGTCGGTCCGGGCGGTCAGTTCGCAGGAGCTGTACGCGACGGTGGTGATCGGCACGTCCTGA
- a CDS encoding DUF6188 family protein: protein MNMATTTPPVEGADRWILNLRGLAVTRIGIDFRLTLVLDGGWEVVLEAPARLSVGALGSRRAVIPEIQDVAAALPLFGAEVASAVAFKSGSLRMVFDSGLHLVCPAVASFEAWQVTGPQGRRFVSLPGGGLATWGTR from the coding sequence ATGAACATGGCGACGACGACCCCGCCGGTGGAGGGCGCGGATCGGTGGATCCTGAACCTGCGGGGCCTGGCCGTCACCCGGATCGGCATCGACTTCCGGCTGACGCTGGTCCTCGACGGCGGCTGGGAGGTCGTCCTGGAGGCGCCGGCCCGGCTCTCGGTCGGGGCGCTCGGTTCCCGCCGAGCGGTGATACCGGAGATCCAGGACGTGGCTGCGGCCCTGCCGCTGTTCGGGGCCGAGGTGGCGTCCGCGGTCGCGTTCAAGTCCGGCAGCCTGCGGATGGTGTTCGACAGCGGCCTGCACCTGGTCTGCCCGGCCGTCGCGTCGTTCGAGGCCTGGCAGGTCACAGGGCCGCAGGGCCGGCGCTTCGTCTCGCTGCCGGGCGGTGGGCTCGCCACGTGGGGGACGCGTTGA
- a CDS encoding NADP-dependent oxidoreductase: MKAFRVEKYGDASNMRATEIADPQVGADDVLVRIDAASVNPLDMKIRDGDLKSILPYRLPLVLGNDLAGTVVRVGSSVTRFAVGDEVWARPDKDRIGTFAELLAVHQDDLAAKPATLTMTEAASLPLVALTAWQALVERANVQPGQKVLIHAGAGGLGSITIQLAKALGAHVAATASTAKIDLVKDLGADEVIDYRTQDFSELLTGYDLVLDSLGGENLAKSLRILKPGGLAISVAGPPDTATARELGSNLVLRLGIAALSAKIRRQAKRLGVTYSFLFMKASGDQLRELTPLIDAGKIRPVVDQVFPFDETLQAMEYVEKGRAKAGKVVVSMT, from the coding sequence ATGAAGGCCTTCAGGGTCGAGAAGTACGGTGACGCGTCCAACATGCGTGCCACCGAGATAGCCGACCCCCAGGTGGGCGCCGACGACGTCCTGGTCAGGATCGACGCGGCGAGTGTCAACCCACTGGACATGAAGATCCGCGACGGTGACCTCAAGTCGATCCTGCCCTACCGTCTCCCGCTCGTCCTGGGCAACGACCTCGCCGGGACCGTCGTCCGCGTCGGATCGTCCGTCACCCGCTTCGCGGTGGGAGACGAGGTCTGGGCGCGGCCCGACAAGGACCGCATCGGCACCTTCGCCGAACTCCTCGCCGTCCACCAGGACGACCTGGCTGCCAAGCCCGCTACGCTCACCATGACCGAGGCCGCCTCCCTCCCCCTGGTCGCGCTGACCGCCTGGCAGGCCCTGGTCGAGCGGGCGAACGTCCAGCCGGGCCAGAAGGTCCTCATCCACGCGGGCGCCGGCGGCCTGGGATCCATCACCATCCAACTGGCCAAGGCACTGGGCGCGCACGTCGCCGCCACCGCGAGCACCGCCAAGATCGACCTCGTCAAGGACCTCGGCGCGGACGAGGTCATCGACTACCGCACCCAGGACTTCTCCGAACTCCTCACCGGCTACGACCTCGTCCTGGACTCCCTCGGCGGCGAGAACCTCGCCAAGTCCCTGCGCATCCTCAAGCCCGGCGGCCTGGCCATCTCCGTCGCGGGCCCGCCCGACACGGCCACCGCCCGCGAACTCGGCTCGAACCTGGTGCTCCGCCTGGGCATCGCCGCGCTCAGCGCCAAGATCCGGCGCCAGGCCAAGCGTCTCGGTGTCACGTACTCCTTCCTGTTCATGAAGGCCAGTGGCGACCAGCTGCGCGAACTCACCCCCCTCATCGACGCCGGGAAGATCCGCCCCGTCGTCGACCAGGTCTTCCCCTTCGACGAGACCCTTCAGGCCATGGAGTACGTCGAGAAAGGCCGCGCGAAGGCCGGCAAGGTCGTCGTCTCCATGACGTGA
- a CDS encoding aldo/keto reductase, with product MRYTAFGHRAGLRVSECALGTANFGTGWGTGAEPDEARRIFDRFAEAGGTFLDSADSYLAALDVQLTDEQYARLGKVGAMPLGVPHEGVAGSLGLLQGGDGSSVIAPVVPVA from the coding sequence ATGCGTTACACGGCCTTCGGCCACAGGGCCGGACTGCGCGTCTCCGAGTGCGCGCTCGGCACCGCGAACTTCGGCACGGGCTGGGGCACCGGCGCCGAGCCCGACGAGGCCCGCCGGATCTTCGACCGGTTCGCCGAGGCCGGCGGCACCTTCCTCGACAGCGCCGACAGCTACCTCGCAGCCCTCGACGTCCAGCTCACCGACGAGCAGTACGCGCGCCTCGGCAAGGTCGGCGCCATGCCGCTCGGCGTACCGCACGAGGGCGTCGCGGGCTCGCTGGGACTCCTCCAGGGCGGCGACGGGAGCAGCGTCATCGCCCCGGTCGTGCCGGTTGCCTGA